The Candidatus Saganbacteria bacterium genome segment GAACTGAAGGTTGCGAAGATAGTGGAGGCGAGCGACCATCCGAACGCAGATAAACTTGTCGTCCTGAAAGTCGATGCGGGCGAGACGGAGAAGAAAACAGTCATGCAGGAGTATGCGTACGGTTCTGGAAACGAGGAGCCGCAAACCGTCTCTGTGCCCAAATACAGGCAGATCGTTGCGGGAATAAGGAATTCTTATTCGAGCGAACAACT includes the following:
- a CDS encoding methionine--tRNA ligase subunit beta, which produces MSQIKEKQMVTIQEFMNIELKVAKIVEASDHPNADKLVVLKVDAGETEKKTVMQEYAYGSGNEEPQTVSVPKYRQIVAGIRNSYSSEQLVGKYIVLVSNLEPAMLRGVESQGMLLAASDDESGPVLICPEREVKVGAKVK